From Peromyscus maniculatus bairdii isolate BWxNUB_F1_BW_parent chromosome 8, HU_Pman_BW_mat_3.1, whole genome shotgun sequence, a single genomic window includes:
- the Zfp3 gene encoding zinc finger protein 3 homolog isoform X1: MTPDNSCGSVRAAVQRPGPAEGAWAASASGCDMGTEKKEVLPKEDISEESEPHGSTLEKLSQEVYQAHEFGAASEEDMLEGRLRASSEELIEQMSPQERDFASGLIIFKKSSLGEKEQGNSGSDRGGYGPNPSVVLCHGGTPAERLRVFATSGQNFMENVQLHKTQRTSVGEKPHTCKECGKAFNQNSHLIQHMRVHSGEKPFECKECGKTFGTNSSLRRHLRIHAGEKPFACTECGKAFIQSSHLIHHHRIHTGERPYKCEECGKAFSQNSALILHQRIHTGEKPYECNECGKTFRVSSQLIQHQRIHTEERYHECTECGKAFKHSSGLIRHQKIHTGEKPYLCSECGKGFGQSSELIRHQRIHTGDKPYECSECGKTFGQNSEIIRHIRIHTGEKPYVCKECGKAFRGNSELLRHERIHTGEKPYECFECGKAFRRTSHLIVHQRIHTGEKPHQCNECARTFWDNSELLLHQKIHIGEKPYECSECEKTFSQHSQLTIHQRVHTGEKPYECQECQKTFSRSSHLLRHQSVHCIE, encoded by the exons ATGACACCAGACAACAGCTGCGGTTCTGTGCGCGCCGCGGTGCAGCGCCCCGGGCCGGCGGAGGGAGCGTGGGCGGCATCTGCCAGCG GTTGTGATATGGGGACTGAGAAGAAGGAGGTGCTTCCCAAGGAAGACATTTCTGAAGAGTCTGAGCCACATGGGTCAACATTAGAAAAACTGTCACAGGAGGTTTACCAGGCTCACGAGTTTGGAGCAGCAAGTGAAGAAGACATGTTAGAGGGGCGTTTGAGAGCGTCCTCAGAAGAGCTTATAGAGCAGATGTCTCCTCAGGAGAGAGACTTTGCGTCAGGGTTAATTATCTTCAAGAAGTCATCCTTAGGTGAGAAAGAGCAGGGTAATAGTGGGAGTGACAGAGGCGGCTACGGTCCCAACCCAAGTGTGGTGCTGTGCCATGGAGGTACTCCAGCAGAGAGGCTTCGTGTGTTTGCTACTTCTGGCCAGAACTTCATGGAGAATGTCCAGCTTCATAAGACACAGAGGACTTCTGTGGGAGAAAAGCCTCACACATGTAAAGAATGTGGAAAAGCTTTTAATCAGAACTCACATCTCATCCAGCATATGAGAGTTCATAGTGGAGAAAAACCATTTGAATGCAAAGAATGTGGAAAGACATTTGGAACTAACTCCAGCCTTCGAAGACACCTGAGAATTcatgctggagagaagccctttgCTTGTACCGAGTGTGGGAAGGCCTTCATTCAGAGCTCACATCTTATCCACCATCATAGAATTCATACAGGAGAAAGACCTTATAAATGTGaagaatgtggtaaagccttcagTCAGAATTCAGCCCTTATTCTGCACCAGAGAATCCACACTGGGGAGAAGCCTTATGAATGTAATGAGTGTGGGAAGACCTTCAGGGTTAGCTCCCAGCTTATTCAGCATCAGCGGATTCACACCGAGGAGAGATACCATGAGTGCACGGAGTGTGGCAAAGCCTTCAAGCACAGCTCGGGCCTCATCAGACACCAGAAAATCCATACTGGAGAAAAGCCCTATCTGTGCAGCGAATGTGGGAAAGGCTTCGGTCAGAGTTCGGAGCTTATCCGTCATCAGAGAATTCACACAGGGGACAAACCCTATGAGTGCAGTGAATGCGGGAAGACTTTTGGCCAGAACTCAGAGATTATTAGACATATTAGAATTCACACTGGGGAGAAGCCCTATGTATGCAAAGAATGTGGGAAGGCCTTCAGGGGTAATTCAGAACTTCTCAGACATGAGAggattcacactggagagaaaccttatgaatgctTTGAGTGTGGTAAGGCTTTCAGGCGGACTTCTCACCTAATTGTCCACCAGAGAATACATACTGGGGAGAAACCCCATCAGTGTAATGAGTGTGCAAGAACCTTCTGGGATAACTCTGAGCTGCTGCTGCACCAGAAGATCCATattggagagaaaccttatgagtGTAGTGAGTGTGAGAAAACATTCAGTCAGCACTCCCAGCTTACCATCCACCAGAGAGtccacactggagaaaagccGTACGAGTGTCAAGAATGCCAGAAGACCTTCAGCCGGAGCTCTCACCTCCTCCGACATCAGAGTGTTCACTGTATTGAATGA
- the Zfp3 gene encoding zinc finger protein 3 homolog isoform X2: MKFHTCSLPRCDMGTEKKEVLPKEDISEESEPHGSTLEKLSQEVYQAHEFGAASEEDMLEGRLRASSEELIEQMSPQERDFASGLIIFKKSSLGEKEQGNSGSDRGGYGPNPSVVLCHGGTPAERLRVFATSGQNFMENVQLHKTQRTSVGEKPHTCKECGKAFNQNSHLIQHMRVHSGEKPFECKECGKTFGTNSSLRRHLRIHAGEKPFACTECGKAFIQSSHLIHHHRIHTGERPYKCEECGKAFSQNSALILHQRIHTGEKPYECNECGKTFRVSSQLIQHQRIHTEERYHECTECGKAFKHSSGLIRHQKIHTGEKPYLCSECGKGFGQSSELIRHQRIHTGDKPYECSECGKTFGQNSEIIRHIRIHTGEKPYVCKECGKAFRGNSELLRHERIHTGEKPYECFECGKAFRRTSHLIVHQRIHTGEKPHQCNECARTFWDNSELLLHQKIHIGEKPYECSECEKTFSQHSQLTIHQRVHTGEKPYECQECQKTFSRSSHLLRHQSVHCIE, from the exons ATGAAGTTCCATACCTGTTCACTGCCCC GTTGTGATATGGGGACTGAGAAGAAGGAGGTGCTTCCCAAGGAAGACATTTCTGAAGAGTCTGAGCCACATGGGTCAACATTAGAAAAACTGTCACAGGAGGTTTACCAGGCTCACGAGTTTGGAGCAGCAAGTGAAGAAGACATGTTAGAGGGGCGTTTGAGAGCGTCCTCAGAAGAGCTTATAGAGCAGATGTCTCCTCAGGAGAGAGACTTTGCGTCAGGGTTAATTATCTTCAAGAAGTCATCCTTAGGTGAGAAAGAGCAGGGTAATAGTGGGAGTGACAGAGGCGGCTACGGTCCCAACCCAAGTGTGGTGCTGTGCCATGGAGGTACTCCAGCAGAGAGGCTTCGTGTGTTTGCTACTTCTGGCCAGAACTTCATGGAGAATGTCCAGCTTCATAAGACACAGAGGACTTCTGTGGGAGAAAAGCCTCACACATGTAAAGAATGTGGAAAAGCTTTTAATCAGAACTCACATCTCATCCAGCATATGAGAGTTCATAGTGGAGAAAAACCATTTGAATGCAAAGAATGTGGAAAGACATTTGGAACTAACTCCAGCCTTCGAAGACACCTGAGAATTcatgctggagagaagccctttgCTTGTACCGAGTGTGGGAAGGCCTTCATTCAGAGCTCACATCTTATCCACCATCATAGAATTCATACAGGAGAAAGACCTTATAAATGTGaagaatgtggtaaagccttcagTCAGAATTCAGCCCTTATTCTGCACCAGAGAATCCACACTGGGGAGAAGCCTTATGAATGTAATGAGTGTGGGAAGACCTTCAGGGTTAGCTCCCAGCTTATTCAGCATCAGCGGATTCACACCGAGGAGAGATACCATGAGTGCACGGAGTGTGGCAAAGCCTTCAAGCACAGCTCGGGCCTCATCAGACACCAGAAAATCCATACTGGAGAAAAGCCCTATCTGTGCAGCGAATGTGGGAAAGGCTTCGGTCAGAGTTCGGAGCTTATCCGTCATCAGAGAATTCACACAGGGGACAAACCCTATGAGTGCAGTGAATGCGGGAAGACTTTTGGCCAGAACTCAGAGATTATTAGACATATTAGAATTCACACTGGGGAGAAGCCCTATGTATGCAAAGAATGTGGGAAGGCCTTCAGGGGTAATTCAGAACTTCTCAGACATGAGAggattcacactggagagaaaccttatgaatgctTTGAGTGTGGTAAGGCTTTCAGGCGGACTTCTCACCTAATTGTCCACCAGAGAATACATACTGGGGAGAAACCCCATCAGTGTAATGAGTGTGCAAGAACCTTCTGGGATAACTCTGAGCTGCTGCTGCACCAGAAGATCCATattggagagaaaccttatgagtGTAGTGAGTGTGAGAAAACATTCAGTCAGCACTCCCAGCTTACCATCCACCAGAGAGtccacactggagaaaagccGTACGAGTGTCAAGAATGCCAGAAGACCTTCAGCCGGAGCTCTCACCTCCTCCGACATCAGAGTGTTCACTGTATTGAATGA